TGCATGGGCGTGACGTGTGTTTCGAGCGCGGCCTGTTGGCGCTGGAAGCGGTCGAAATTGAATCGCCCACGGCGAACGTCTGGACGCACGACAATTGGCACTGTCAGGGCGACTTGCCGGCGCGAGTGGCAGTGGTCGGTGACGACAGCAAGGCGCTCGAGTTGGCGCAGGCGCTGGCTCGGGCAGGATGTCAGACGCATTGGGTAGCCGAGCAACTTCGCTTGGCGGACCAGGCGGGGAACGAGGCTCAATCGTTGGTGCTGGCCGGTCTGGGTCGCGACGGCGTAAGAACGCATATGGGTTATCGTGTGGCAGGCGACGAGCGTGTCGGCCCAGCGCGGATCGTGACGATCGCGGGGGCAGGCGGACAGCAGAAGCTGCTCGTCGATCAGGTCATTTGCGATCCGCCGCGCGAGGTGAAACTTGACCGGATGGCGCTGGCGGCCGCTGGCATCATCTGCGAGTCGGGTCGGATTGTCGTCGATGCGCGGCTGCGCACTACCAATGGCCGGATATTTGCGATTGGCCCTGCTTGCGGCCACGAGCCAGGGGCCGAGGGGGCGCTGGTGGAACGGTTCGTTGGCGGACAGAGCGCCCGCCGAAGTAGTGACAGCGCAAATTGCAACATCGTTTGGACTGATCCGCAGGTGGCGCATATCGGGCGCACGTCGGGTACCGTTGGCGGCGAGCGAATCGTGATCACGCAGGCCGATCTGGGATTGGCCGACGCGGATCCGCTACGCTGCGAGGCGCACTGGCGGAGCGAATCGGGTTCGCTGGCGGCGATCATCGTGATCGCGCACGATGCCGCGGAACTGGCGACACCGCTGTCGCTACTTTTGACCGGCGCGCTCGATTGCGACGATGTGGTCGCGTCCACCTTGCCGGCAGGCCGTTCGGGCCGGCTCTTGTCGGCGCTGGCCGCGCGGATTCTGGCGCTTCGTTTGCAGGGCGCCGGGCGACATGAGCCCTGGTGGTCGCGTACCGCCTAGCTGCCCGTTGAATCCTTCAACAGCCTGCTAGCGCACGGGCGTGGTATCATTGACGTGAGAGATTGGTCTTTTGCGCTGCGCGCCTGGCAAACGAATTGGTTGCTGATGAGCCCATCGGAACTTGCAAATCTGGAGCTGTTGGCAGAGGTTGATTCGCTGACGGCGCGGCTCAACGATTGGTCAGATCGCGCACCCCGCTGGCCCGCCGCGCAGCATGCCGCGGCGCTGGCGCACCGGCTGGCCGACCGCGCCAGTCATTTGCGCGCGCGGCTCGAAGCGCCGCTGGTGGTGGCGATGCTCGGTGGCACCGGAACGGGCAAGAGCACACTGGTCAACGCGCTGGTGGGCGCCGAGGTGACACAGGCGGGGCGCGAACGGCCAACGACACGGCGGCCGACCTTGATCTGCCACACCAAGCATGCGCCGGCCGAGTTTGGCTTTGCGGCAGACATGCATGTGGTGCAGCGCGAACTGGACACGCTGCGGCATTTTGCGCTGGTGGACTGCCCTGACCCGGACACAACCGAGGACGCCGCGGCAGGCGAGACGAACCTGGCACGGCTGCGCAAGCTGCTGCCGCACTGCGATGTGCTGATCGTCACCTCGACGCAGCAGAAGTACCGCAGCGCGCGGGTGCTGGCCGAACTGGCCTCGGCGGCGCCGGGAGCGCGGCTGATCTTTGTGCAGACGCACGCCGACTCCAGCGACGACATTCGCAAGGATTGGCGCGCCATGCTCGCGCCCGACTATCGCGTGGGCGAAATGTTCTTTGTCGATTCGGTGGCCGCATCCGAGCGGGCGGAGAGCGGGCTGCCACCGGAGGGAGATTTTTTGCGGCTGTTGGAACTGCTCGACAGCGAACTGGCCGGCACCGCCGCGCAGCGCATTCGCCGGGCGAATTTTCTGGACCTGGTCGC
The nucleotide sequence above comes from Pirellulales bacterium. Encoded proteins:
- a CDS encoding FAD-dependent oxidoreductase — encoded protein: LEQRPGMTGHGLETDEAITELVARGGQVKAGHAVFTGHNSVAVHGRDVCFERGLLALEAVEIESPTANVWTHDNWHCQGDLPARVAVVGDDSKALELAQALARAGCQTHWVAEQLRLADQAGNEAQSLVLAGLGRDGVRTHMGYRVAGDERVGPARIVTIAGAGGQQKLLVDQVICDPPREVKLDRMALAAAGIICESGRIVVDARLRTTNGRIFAIGPACGHEPGAEGALVERFVGGQSARRSSDSANCNIVWTDPQVAHIGRTSGTVGGERIVITQADLGLADADPLRCEAHWRSESGSLAAIIVIAHDAAELATPLSLLLTGALDCDDVVASTLPAGRSGRLLSALAARILALRLQGAGRHEPWWSRTA